In a single window of the Streptacidiphilus sp. P02-A3a genome:
- a CDS encoding phosphatidylcholine/phosphatidylserine synthase, translating into MTVTDPETLQESEDGEHVARRLRWARERELRAPRSPQHLSTADVFTLGNAVCGFLAIYFTTTGVLIPHLTGETAGGDRRSAAAAVTLLLIGSMCDLADGLVARKLRSSALGAELDNLADLISFGIAPAYFVVVWGMVTPGANQRLSAGIAIVVLLAVVLRLARFSCTTMRPGVFQGMPCPMGAMTVISIVLLNPPFIPAVLGIVAVAALMVSKVEYPKPHGVLATATLCWIVVSMGCLTAWATGVPGGHLLLQVGASLQVSLALMAPLMVIRRKVGDVRARRAESRTH; encoded by the coding sequence TTGACCGTGACTGATCCGGAGACCCTGCAGGAATCCGAGGACGGCGAGCACGTCGCCCGCAGGCTGCGCTGGGCCAGGGAGCGCGAGCTGCGCGCCCCGCGCTCGCCGCAGCACCTGTCCACCGCCGACGTCTTCACCCTCGGTAACGCGGTGTGCGGCTTCCTGGCGATCTACTTCACCACCACCGGCGTGCTGATCCCGCACCTGACCGGCGAGACGGCGGGCGGCGACCGGCGCAGCGCGGCGGCGGCGGTGACGCTGCTGCTGATCGGCTCCATGTGCGACCTGGCCGACGGCCTGGTCGCCCGCAAGCTGCGCAGCTCCGCCCTCGGCGCCGAACTGGACAACCTCGCGGACCTGATCAGCTTCGGTATCGCGCCCGCGTACTTCGTCGTGGTCTGGGGCATGGTCACGCCCGGCGCGAACCAGCGGCTGTCCGCCGGGATCGCGATCGTGGTGCTGCTGGCGGTGGTGCTGCGGCTGGCCAGGTTCTCCTGCACCACCATGCGGCCCGGGGTGTTCCAGGGCATGCCCTGTCCGATGGGCGCGATGACGGTGATCTCGATCGTGCTGCTCAACCCGCCGTTCATCCCGGCGGTGCTGGGCATCGTCGCGGTGGCCGCGCTGATGGTCAGCAAGGTGGAGTACCCGAAGCCGCACGGGGTGCTGGCGACCGCCACGCTGTGCTGGATCGTGGTCAGCATGGGCTGCCTGACCGCCTGGGCGACCGGTGTGCCCGGCGGGCACCTGCTGCTCCAGGTGGGGGCCAGCCTCCAGGTCTCGCTGGCGCTGATGGCGCCGCTGATGGTGATCCGCCGCAAGGTCGGCGACGTCCGCGCCCGGCGCGCGGAGTCGCGCACGCACTGA
- a CDS encoding acyl-CoA dehydrogenase family protein has translation MGRLAQTEGLTEIQQDILATVRNFVDKEIIPVATELEHRDEYPAAIVEGMKEMGLFGLMIPEEYGGLGESLLTYALVVEEIARGWMSVSGIVNTHFIVAYMIAQHGTQAQKDHFLPRMATGEVRGAFSMSEPGLGSDVGAIRTKGVREGNTYVINGQKMWLTNGGTSTLVAVLCRTDEGQPEGAAPHKSMTTFLIEKTPGFGPNETVPGLTIPGKIEKMGYKGVDTTEMILEDVRIPADMVLGGASGRGFYQMMDGVEVGRVNVAARGCGVAQRAFELGIRYAQQRSTFGKKIAEHQAIQFKLSEMATKVEAAHQMMVMAARKKDSGQRNDLEAGMAKYLASEYCKEVVEDSFRIHGGYGFSKEYEIERLYREAPMLLIGEGTAEIQKMIIGRRLLEDYRLAE, from the coding sequence ATGGGACGCCTTGCCCAGACCGAAGGTCTCACCGAGATCCAGCAGGACATCCTCGCCACCGTGCGGAACTTCGTCGACAAGGAGATCATCCCGGTCGCGACCGAACTGGAGCACCGGGACGAGTACCCCGCCGCCATCGTCGAGGGCATGAAGGAGATGGGCCTGTTCGGGCTCATGATCCCGGAGGAGTACGGCGGCCTCGGCGAGTCACTGCTCACCTACGCGCTGGTGGTCGAGGAGATCGCGCGCGGCTGGATGTCGGTGTCCGGGATCGTGAACACCCACTTCATCGTGGCGTACATGATCGCACAGCACGGCACCCAGGCGCAGAAGGACCACTTCCTGCCGCGGATGGCCACCGGCGAGGTCCGCGGCGCGTTCTCGATGTCGGAGCCGGGCCTGGGCTCGGACGTCGGCGCGATCCGCACCAAGGGCGTCCGCGAGGGCAACACCTACGTGATCAACGGGCAGAAGATGTGGCTGACCAACGGCGGCACCTCGACCCTGGTCGCGGTGCTCTGCCGGACCGACGAGGGCCAGCCGGAGGGCGCGGCCCCGCACAAGTCGATGACCACCTTCCTGATCGAGAAGACCCCGGGCTTCGGCCCGAACGAGACGGTCCCCGGGCTGACCATCCCCGGCAAGATCGAGAAGATGGGCTACAAGGGCGTCGACACCACCGAGATGATCCTGGAGGACGTCCGGATCCCGGCGGACATGGTGCTCGGCGGGGCCTCCGGACGCGGTTTCTACCAGATGATGGACGGCGTCGAGGTGGGCAGGGTGAACGTGGCCGCCCGGGGCTGCGGGGTGGCCCAGCGGGCGTTCGAGCTGGGGATCCGCTACGCGCAGCAGCGGTCGACCTTCGGTAAGAAGATCGCCGAGCACCAGGCGATCCAGTTCAAGCTGTCGGAGATGGCGACCAAGGTCGAGGCCGCGCACCAGATGATGGTGATGGCGGCCCGCAAGAAGGACTCCGGGCAGCGCAACGACCTGGAGGCGGGGATGGCGAAGTACCTGGCCTCGGAGTACTGCAAGGAGGTCGTCGAGGACTCCTTCCGGATCCACGGCGGGTACGGCTTCTCCAAGGAGTACGAGATCGAGCGGCTGTACCGGGAGGCCCCGATGCTGCTGATCGGCGAGGGCACGGCGGAGATCCAGAAGATGATCATTGGCCGGCGGCTGCTGGAGGACTACCGACTCGCCGAGTAG
- a CDS encoding MaoC family dehydratase: MQFGRTFEEFEVGAVYKHWPGKTVTEYDDHLFCLLTMNHHPLHLDSNYAERTTDFGRNVVVGNYVYSLLLGMSVPDVSGKAIANLEVESLRHIAPTFHGDTIYGETTVLDKTPSKSKSDRGIVHVETRGYKQDGTVVCVFRRKVMVPTEQYIKERGGEQPGRPEPRG, from the coding sequence ATGCAGTTCGGACGCACTTTCGAGGAGTTCGAGGTCGGCGCGGTCTACAAGCACTGGCCCGGGAAGACCGTCACCGAGTATGACGATCATCTCTTCTGCCTGCTGACCATGAACCACCACCCGCTGCACCTGGACAGCAACTACGCCGAGCGGACCACCGACTTCGGCAGGAACGTGGTGGTCGGCAACTACGTCTACTCGCTGCTGCTCGGCATGTCGGTGCCGGACGTCTCCGGGAAGGCCATCGCCAACCTGGAGGTCGAGTCGCTGAGGCACATCGCGCCGACCTTCCACGGCGACACCATCTACGGCGAGACCACGGTGCTGGACAAGACGCCGTCGAAGTCGAAGTCGGACCGGGGCATCGTCCACGTCGAGACCAGGGGCTACAAGCAGGACGGCACGGTCGTCTGCGTGTTCCGGCGCAAGGTGATGGTGCCGACCGAGCAGTACATCAAGGAGCGGGGCGGCGAGCAGCCGGGCAGGCCGGAGCCGCGGGGCTGA
- a CDS encoding MFS transporter → MNPPSSLPESAMRKWIPLVSICLGTFMLLVDVSIVNVALPQMATDLHSSFTSLQWVVDMYALVLAALLMVVGALGDRLGHRRLYLAGLVVFALASLACGLAPNAGTLIAARAVQGIGGAAMLTSTTSLISAAYQGRDRGTAFGVWGAVSGAAAAVGPVLGGLLTDEINWRAIFFVNLPIAAAALWMTARRLTSDPGRANGRLDYPGAVCFTVFAGALTYGLIESAGDGWGSGTVLGSLGLALLALIVFVVVESRTGNPLLDLSLMRNRSFAGLSLAALLLNAAAFAHLTYTSIWLQSVLNLSPIQAGLVVCPVALASFAMASNSGRLFAKLSPQWPIGIGLLLIGTGALLLTMVSASSSWPVVLPGLIISGLGVGMAMPVMMSAVMASVPRERAGMASGAVNTGRQLGYALGIAVLGTVFARRITSYVTANGKVPDPQATASALSGGRAQAVLAQTPADHRAAAEQLAHAAFAAGLDQVYLVAGIIGLAAGVMTLLMVRRSAAPAPWQATDRPAETAAAH, encoded by the coding sequence GTGAACCCGCCCTCCTCCCTCCCGGAGTCCGCCATGCGCAAGTGGATACCTCTGGTCTCCATCTGTCTGGGCACCTTCATGCTGCTGGTCGACGTGAGCATCGTGAACGTCGCCCTGCCGCAGATGGCCACTGACCTGCACTCGTCGTTCACCTCCCTGCAGTGGGTCGTGGACATGTACGCCCTGGTCCTCGCCGCGCTGCTGATGGTGGTCGGCGCCCTCGGCGACCGGCTCGGCCACCGGCGGCTCTACCTGGCCGGTCTGGTCGTCTTCGCGCTGGCGTCGCTCGCCTGCGGCCTGGCGCCGAACGCCGGAACCCTGATCGCCGCCCGCGCGGTCCAGGGCATCGGCGGCGCGGCCATGCTGACCTCCACCACCTCCCTGATCAGCGCCGCCTACCAGGGCCGCGACCGGGGCACCGCCTTCGGTGTCTGGGGCGCGGTCAGCGGCGCCGCCGCCGCCGTGGGCCCGGTCCTGGGCGGGCTGCTCACCGACGAGATCAACTGGCGGGCGATCTTCTTCGTCAACCTGCCGATCGCGGCGGCCGCCCTGTGGATGACCGCCCGCCGACTGACCAGCGACCCGGGCCGGGCCAACGGCCGGCTGGACTACCCCGGAGCCGTCTGCTTCACGGTCTTCGCGGGCGCGCTCACCTACGGCCTGATCGAGAGCGCCGGCGACGGCTGGGGCAGCGGCACGGTGCTCGGCTCGCTGGGCCTGGCGCTGCTGGCGCTGATCGTCTTCGTCGTCGTCGAGAGCCGGACCGGCAACCCGCTGCTGGACCTGTCGCTGATGCGCAACCGCAGCTTCGCCGGGCTGAGCCTGGCCGCGCTGCTGCTGAACGCGGCGGCCTTCGCCCACCTGACCTACACCTCGATCTGGCTCCAGTCGGTGCTGAACCTCAGCCCGATCCAGGCCGGTCTGGTGGTCTGCCCGGTGGCCCTGGCCTCGTTCGCGATGGCGTCCAACAGCGGTCGGCTGTTCGCCAAGCTGTCCCCGCAGTGGCCGATCGGTATCGGACTGCTGCTGATCGGCACCGGCGCGCTGCTGCTGACCATGGTCTCGGCGAGCTCGTCCTGGCCGGTGGTGCTGCCCGGCCTGATCATCAGCGGCCTGGGCGTGGGCATGGCCATGCCGGTGATGATGTCCGCGGTGATGGCCTCGGTGCCGCGCGAGCGGGCCGGTATGGCCAGCGGCGCGGTCAACACCGGACGCCAGCTGGGCTACGCGCTGGGCATCGCGGTGCTCGGCACCGTCTTCGCCCGGCGGATCACCAGCTACGTGACCGCCAACGGCAAGGTCCCCGACCCGCAGGCCACCGCCTCCGCGCTCAGCGGCGGCCGGGCCCAGGCGGTACTGGCGCAGACCCCGGCCGACCACCGGGCCGCCGCCGAGCAGCTGGCGCACGCCGCCTTCGCGGCGGGCCTGGACCAGGTGTACCTGGTGGCCGGGATCATCGGCCTGGCGGCCGGAGTGATGACGCTGCTGATGGTGCGCCGTTCCGCCGCCCCGGCGCCGTGGCAGGCCACCGACCGGCCCGCCGAGACCGCCGCCGCGCACTGA
- a CDS encoding phosphatidylserine decarboxylase — protein sequence MPLSPSQRSANSPRVTLARGASPWLVPTVLTAAACTALTRRSGKWAVAAVPASALSAGMLWFFRDPERAIGEGRVISPADGVVQSIDAWPDGRTRVAVFMSPLNVHVNRAPLPGTVTSVEHVPGGFVPAFNKDSDRNERVVWHFDTELGDLEMTQIAGAVARRIIPYVPSGTKVKQGERIGLIRFGSRVDTYLPPGIEPGVVVGQRTTAGVTRLDRD from the coding sequence ATGCCCCTCAGCCCGTCCCAACGATCCGCGAACAGTCCCCGTGTCACGCTGGCACGCGGCGCTTCGCCCTGGCTCGTACCCACCGTGCTCACCGCCGCCGCCTGTACCGCCCTCACCCGGCGCAGCGGCAAGTGGGCCGTGGCGGCAGTCCCCGCCTCCGCGCTGAGCGCGGGGATGCTGTGGTTCTTCCGCGACCCCGAGCGCGCCATCGGCGAGGGTCGGGTGATCTCCCCCGCCGACGGTGTGGTGCAGAGCATCGACGCCTGGCCGGACGGGCGCACCCGAGTGGCTGTCTTCATGAGCCCGCTCAATGTCCACGTCAACCGCGCGCCGCTGCCCGGCACCGTGACCTCGGTCGAGCACGTCCCCGGTGGGTTCGTTCCGGCGTTCAACAAGGACAGCGACCGCAACGAGCGGGTCGTGTGGCACTTCGACACCGAGCTCGGCGACCTGGAGATGACCCAGATCGCCGGGGCCGTGGCACGGCGGATCATCCCCTACGTGCCCTCCGGCACCAAGGTCAAGCAGGGCGAGCGGATCGGGCTGATCCGCTTCGGTTCCCGGGTCGACACCTACCTCCCGCCCGGCATCGAGCCCGGCGTGGTGGTCGGCCAGCGGACGACGGCTGGGGTGACTCGTCTTGACCGTGACTGA